Genomic window (Rosa chinensis cultivar Old Blush chromosome 6, RchiOBHm-V2, whole genome shotgun sequence):
AAAacccgcagcaacgcgcgggcATGTATGCTAGTTGTGGAATCTATAACTGATAGTTATATATAGTAACTCGATCACACCCTTCACCAAAAGGAAGTCAGTGACTCTCGAGTCTTACCTGTTGATTATGTAAACAACAGTAACAATTAGAAACCCCACTTCTACCAGTTCTACCTTCTAGACTATAATTTATCAACTTTCCATTCAAAGCGCCATCATTGTTCTTTTACATTTTTTAGTTATTTAGTTCTAGGTCTGACTGTCCAGCAATCCCTTTGGTCGGGTTTGAAGCAATGAcaagtgttggcttggtcgatcaaatGTTGGCTAGGTGGATTCTGGGTGGGCGTTAGTGTTCTTGGTTGATTCTGCTCCAAAACGTTTTGTTGTTTCTGCCAGTTTAGTCTTTTTAGTTAAGTTTTTTCTAGTATGTTTGGAGTCGGGGCCTAGTGTGGTTTCCACAGTGCGTTAGTATAGACGTCAAGGTTGACGTCTAAAGTGGGAAAAGTTTCGGTCGAAGCTTTTATCTCTCATTCTTATTGTAATCTTCgttttattaatgaagttcttacttgatcaaaaaaaaaaaaaatcgcgcATCTTTGTAGAAATTAATATACAAATATAGTATTGTCGATCAATAGATCAAACACtcaaatgatgaaatgattaaGATTGTAATCAAGTATTCaaatttagttaattagttattgCCAATAACAATCTAATTATATCAGAGAGCTAAAGAAGTAGTAGACAACTCCAAAAGTGAAATAAAATTGCAGTTGCAATCGCAAGAATTGCTCTATAATACTCTTGATATTTAGCCTATTGCATGTAAAGCTGCTAAAGCAACATGCAATACATTAcataaatttcttttttggtcaaatCCCTAACTTAATTAGGTCTAAATTAATTAGAGAACAATCAATTCTATACCCTAACCAATGTAGCTCTAAATTTTAATTAGAGAAATATCTAACGACCAATCAATTCTATACCCTAACAATGTAGCTCTAAATTTTAATCAGAGAAATATCTAACCTCAACCATGTCGATCAATTGCCAGCAAATAACTGTCAAAGAACTAATCAACTCCTTAACCTAACACGTGTCAACAGAACCTCATATCCACCCCAACCCACTCAAACTCCATCACGTAACAAACTCATGCCACAGTGGCAAAACATGCAATAGGCCAGAAAGGCCGTCCCTTGGCCAAGGCAACTAAGGCGGTCGTCATAGATCTCAGGCTTTGGAATGCCTCATATTTTCCTATGAGATAAGAGTTTAGGCTTTTTAAAATTGACTAGCCTATTTTGTATCCTAATTTGTGATGAGAATTTATAAAACCATCGCATAGATCGGATTATCCAAAAAGCTTAATGCCTTAGTTTAACAAACCTCAAAATTTTTGCCTTTTGTTATCTGTAGGgaatagaaaatgaaaataaaaaatgaatagCCTCTTCATATTATCCATTTATTTAAAAATGTGAATTTGGTTCCTGAACGACTTGAAATTTCTCATCAATTCTGCTCTAGCTAGTCTTTGTCTATCTCTTGTCTCTCAATtggtaaactttttttttctttccctttttctaGATTTAAAACACAATGGATATATCTCTTATCAAGAGCTAAGAATGTTTTTCTAATATTTCGCCTTAGGCCTCAAAACACCCCTGAAGAACaaaaaagagagggaaaaaaaaaaggaaacctACCTATACGTGAGCTTCCTGGATTTTGCCTCCTTTTATAGACGAGTAAACAAAAATAGAGCACGAGGTGTGCAGCTCACAGAATTTTTCAAAAACttatagaaattaaaaatgatCTAACACTTGTAACTTGTAAACGTGTCACCTCTTCACTAATTCAATTCGCGTGGGTCCCCAATCGCactttcaaaatgaaaaaataatggatcgtcatcgtcatcgtcatcgtcatcatcatcctcccatACCGTCCTCGAATCCCACCTCTATAAATTTCCTTAACCACTCGGCTTCTTCTCTCACACTACACCAAGCTAGCTGCTCacacttcttctcctccttccaaCTGTCTCACCCTAAAGTCCCTCCAAGCTTGTCATTTCCGAGACTGCAATTAACCGTTTATCATCGCCTTTTCCTTAGTGGCAAAGTCATTTACAGCTCAAATATTCCATATCTAGCTGCTCGCATTTTTCTGAGTAGCAGAGATTAATTAATGGGGAACGTGGATTACGTGTACCCTCCAGCGAATGTGGAGGCGTCCCCCCGAGTGGCGATTCCGCCTCAGCAGCCGTTCATCACGACGATCAAGAACTCCCTGAAGGAGACGTTCTTCCCGGACGACCCTCTCAGGCAGTTCAAGAACCAACCTGCTTCCAGAAAACTAGTCCTCGGACTCCAGTATGTGTTCCCCATCTTTGAGTGGGGCCCGCGTTACACGCTGGACTTCCTCAAGTCCGATCTCATTTCCGGCATCACCATCGCCAGCCTCGCCATCCCTCAGGGTATCAGCTACGCCAAGCTGGCGAACTTGCCTCCGATTCTCGGCCTCTGTAAGTATCCAGATGCATGCTGAAATTGTTTACTAACTTATGCAACAGTGTtctacttatttatttattacctagtaattataaCGTGTAATACTGTTTAATGCAGATTCGAGCTTTATTCCACCATTGGTTTACGCCATGATGGGGAGCTCTAGAGATTTAGCTGTGGGGACGGTGGCCGTGGCCTCACTTCTCACGGCTTCAATGCTTGGAGCTGAGGTCAATGCTACTGAGAATCCCACTCTCTATCTTCACCTGGCTTTCACGGCGACCTTCTTCGCAGGAGTTTTCCAAGCTTTGTTGGGTTTGTTTAGGTAATTATTGTCATAATTTACAGCCAACCTAATCTATAGTCCTAGTTTCTTCTATATGTGGTAACTTAATATGTTGGTAAATTAAGCGATAGCAATAGTTAGCCAGCTAAGTAGGTTGTTAACTTGAGTAGTAGGTTAAGAACAATAAGTTCACGCAATTAAACGCACAGAAAAGGATAGAAGACGGGAACATGCATCTAcaggttttctgggtttttttgtcTTCTACTACCCAAACAATTTTGTCTTTTCAATTTTTGGACAGATGAGATTCGTTCACACTTCATACATAGAGTAATGCTCTAACGGGTACTGGAAATTAAACAAAGAATCTTACAGACATAGATCGATCCAacagacaaaaaaaagaagaaaaagacatAGATCGATCCAATAGCCAGCTTTACAATCTCATAAGCTGTCGGATAATCATAATTATTAGTAAAATCCACGAAATGCATAAGGTTACCGTTTTtggaaaattttacaaatccatgtgattgatttgatttgcaGGCTTGGATTTATCGTGGATTTCTTATCACATGCAACCATAATAGGGTTCATGGCGGGGGCAGCCACCGTGGTCTGTCTGCAACAGCTCAAGGGTATTTTGGGGCTAGACCATTTTACTACAGGGACAGATATGGTGTCAGTTATGCGCTCTGTCTTCAGCCAAACACATAAGGTTTGTAATTTGTTGTCATTTTCCTAAAATACTCCTATTTAGCCATTGAAAATTTAGAACTCCTCAAAATATCACAAATATGAAATATGATCAATTTCACTAATTGAAGTAGGCGCCGTGTGATgtatgcttctattttaatgaTAGAATTGGTGTTATTAGGTGCTCTCAATGTTCACGACCATGTTATTTATTGTCTATCACATTTAATATGATTGTGATCGATTATCATGAGCAGCGTCATTTGGATTACGAAAGAATATGTTTGACTCTTGTCAACATTAAACCGATAAAAGATTCTTTACCAATTAAAAAGGTTAAGGGTCATTTTCTAAATCGTAGAGTCTTTCAAATTGAAAAGCTGGCCTTGGAGTGAAATAACCCTAGTTTTGGTCTGTTGGAAGTATAGCTAACCAAGAAATTAAAGTTTGGATAATTTATTGAGTAtatatacttttctttattactGCGAGTGGTTGTTTAAGCTAATTAAGGAGGTTTGATTAACTTTGTTTAACAATGATTGATGGTTGTTGCAGTGGAGATGGGAAAGTGGGGTTTTGGGATGTtgctttatcttctttctccTCATCACCAGATACTTTGTAAGTGAATCGAAACCCATATCTTGCACTTTCCCTTTGTTTATTCATTCCAATCAGATACTTATTCTTTTAAACCTACTATACCGTCatgttttcattttcatattGGAACAATTGATTAAATAAACTTCTCCTGTCACGCAacttataataatatatatatagtaagaTCGAATTAGTATATTATCTTAATCTAGAAACTTTCATGAAAATTACTCTGAACCTGCATCTAACTTTTAGACCCTCAATTTTCTCGGGTTGGTTGGAATCAGCTTCTGTCTTGTAATGTCATGAAATTCttggtttcaactttcaacctTAACCTGCACCCTAAATTTTTCAAAGATATGACTCTTAAAAGAACGTTGTTAAAACTATaacattaattaattatatcacTTACttaattcgttctaatgtgtTGATGATGATGGAAATATGCAGAGCCAGAAAAAACCCAAGTTCTTCTGGATATCAGCCATGGCACCTCTGACGTTGGTGATTTTGGGAAGCGTGCTGGTTTATCTCACCCATGCTGAGAAACATGGAGTTCAAGTGGTGAGTAAAAAACACACACGAATAGACAACAACCGTGAATAGAGTCCATTCCGGTCCGGTCCTTTCCAGTCCGTGATCACCAACTAGGGCTAGTACGTGTATATACTTTACAGTCAAGGACCACCATTAAAGTTTAATTCAAACCCAGACCATCTTCCATGCTCAGTGTTTCGTATAGTCGTTTTACATTATTTTAGTTGAGCTGAGCCCCCACCAATAATAGAGTAGGGTGATTGGTTGAGGGCCCTGAGATATTCTATGCCGTATTTGCCCAATCCTCACGCCAGAGTAGGACAGTACTAGTTCTGATTGGTTCAGTTGGTTGGTGGGTCGGAGGAGGACGTCGGCGTCATAGAAAAccttttctccttttcttttctttgttttaatcTGGAGGATTAATTgggtttttaactttttttatcCATGGCTAATTTTTCAGATAGGAGAGTTGAAGAAGGGGTTAAATCCTATGTCTTTCGGGGATCTTGTGTTTGTGTCACCTTATCTATCGACAGCTTTCAAGACCGGCATCATCACCGCCATCATAGCTCTCGCCGTGAGTATCTTCTTTTACTTTATGATTATCTGGCGGAGAAAGTGATAAAGTAGTAGTTGATTAGTGCCAGTTAATATTTGTTTGCTAATTCAGCAGTTTGGATAATGCGATTATGTGCAGGAAGGAATAGCAGTAGGGAGAAGCTTTTCAATGTTCAAGAACTACCATATTGATGGAAACAAAGAGATGATTGCCTTTGGAATGATGAACATTGCCGGTTCTTGCACTTCTTGTTACCTTACTACAGGTTTAGATCAAGAAGCATAAatgattgataatttttttcttgagaCAATAGAATATGTTAAGTTATTGACTTCTCACAAGATAACTTGTTTCACAAGAAAAGTCCATAGCCGTTTATATTCATTTGCTAATTCAGCTTCTTAATTATCTTCATCTCATGATCTCATCTTACATTGAATTAAATGCAATTTTCAGGGCCCTTTTCTAGATCAGCGGTGAACTACAATGCAGGATGCAAAACGGCAGTGTCGAACATTGTGATGGCGATTGCAGTAATGTTCACATTGTTGTTCCTCACACCTTTGTTCCACTACACTCCCCTTGTGGTGCTCTCAGCTATCATCATAGCCGCAATGCTCGGTCTTATAAAATACGAGGAAGCAATCCATCTCTGGAAGGTTGACAAGTTTGACTTTGTCGTCTGCATGAGTGCATACTTCGGCGTTGTTTTTGGCAGTGTCGTAATTGGCCTTGTGTTAGCGGTATGAAAATATAACCCAAACTAACACTTGGATCTTCAAAAATGAaggatgacaatttaattttctaattaGTCTTCGTGCAAATGAACTTATATTTACAGCTTGCGCTATCAGTGATGAGGGTACTATTGTTTGTGGCAAGGCCCAAGACTTTTATGCTTGGAAACGTTCCGGATTCAATGGCTTATAGAAGTGTGGAACAGTACACAAATGCAAGCAATATTCCTGGAATCCTCATTCTTGAGATTGATGCTCCCATTTACTTCGCCAATTCCAACTACTTAAGAGAAAGGTAATTTCATCGCCCAAGTAACCTCGAGCTTACTTGAGATTGTGCCATGATATTATAGTGATCGAAACTAGATGTTGACCCAATGCAATACTTGTGAATCTTTCAGGATTGCAAGGTGGattgatgaagaggaagataGAGTAAAAGCTTCAGGGGAAAGTAGCTTACAATACGTCATATTGAACATGGCTGGTAAGTGCTTGATCAATTGTTCTCAAGAATTGGTTTAATTGAACAGAAATTTTAAAGTAATTGAAACCCAATctgtttttgtttattattacAGCTGTTGGTAACATAGACACAAGTGGAATAAGCATGCTTGATGAGGTCAAGAAGATCATTGATAGAAGGGGGCTCAAGGTACACTTCTATCAAATTTCTTTCAACTTTTTGCCCTCAAAATTCCCTTCCATTGCTTAGCTCACACGTTTCATTTGATATGTTTATAGCTCGTATTGGCAAACCCTGGGAGCGaggtgatgaagaagatgaacaagTCTGACTTGATTGAGAAAATAGGTCAGGAGTGGATTCATTTGACTGTTGGAGAGGCTGTTGGAGCCTGCAAATTCATGCTTCACACCACCAAATCTGACCCGGTAAAAGAAGAACCAGGGACTTGGAATAACGTCTGATCGAGCTGAAAGTGAATGTCGATTTATGTATCATAAGTTGAGCAACATATATGTGAGGACTCATTGAATCAAAGAGAAGTGAGTCTCATTTATATGTCTAATTCGATCGATGCTTAAGTCACAGTTGGAAGTATTCATTTTTTCTACTTCCAACATACGTATAATGTATATCTCGTAATGAAAATTATAATGGAAATTTATCACTACCCAAGAATGCGTCTACTCGATCTGTCTCAATTCTTACTCGATTGTATTTTATTGGTGAATACATTTACGCTCTCtcctcaccaaaaaaaaaaggaaggaaaagcatAAATGACTGCATTTTCAGGAATAGTCCTCTGAATCCTGTTAGCACTGTCCATGCTGCTTACTCCTACTGGAACTTGTACAAGGAGCATAACCCTGAAGGGGTGGGGAAAACTCCACAAAACAACCATGCCATCATTAAATGACATTTCCCTCCTTCAGATACTTTGAAGATATATTTTGATGGTTCAGTAAAAAAACCATCATCTGCTGCTGGTTTCATTATTAGGGACCAGAGCGGAACTCCCATTATGGCGGCCACTAAGCATGTTGGGAGAACCACTGTTCCAACCACAGAAGCTCTCGCTCTAAGGGAAGGCTTGATCAAAGCAAGAGAAAGGAACATGAAGAAAATTATAGTAGAATGAGACTCCAAGCTCATCATTGACTGCATACAAAACAAACGCGATTGTTCTTGGAGGCTCAAGGCAATCATTCAAGATATCAAGCATATTACCACCTACTTCGACTCATTCTCAACCAACCATGTTCTTCATGAAGTCAATTTTCCAGCTGATGCATTAGCAAACTTAGGACATGCATTTTAATGATGCGGAGATGTATTGGGAAAACAATTTTCCCCTTTTAGTTAGGAATGCAGTTCTTTTGGACCAACTTGGGGTCGGGTTGTATTAGAGGATTCTCTTTGTAATTTAacttttcttataaaaaaaaagaaaaggaagaaaaacatcAAGAAAATTACATAAAGAACATAACCGCTCTAATGTACTGATCTTCTGTTTCTATGAAGACGAACAAAAAAATGCACTATTAATCATAGGCACACTCTGTGTTATGAATCATTTTTATTATAGTCGAAACGCAACGTTTTGAAGCATAGTAGAAGGAATATTAGAGTTATCTGTTTTGTATTAGTCTCCTCTTAGAACTCTACAAGTGTTCATTGCCAGCTTGCAGCTTGTTGCGCCTGGTGTTTATAGTTTATTTGTTTCGTTGAATGGTATCAATGAAAAATCTGCATTTCTAATAGTTTTCTCTAGAATTTATCTTTGTTGTTGAAGGATGTCaacatcatgtgtgcctcttcaaactagggtttagtcctagagttgtaataggagaaggttctagatttccaagttatgttcggattctattatCTTTCTTGTACTCTGTAAATTCCTTATATAAAGGGCTGTTATTATCAAAAATAAGATACAATTCTCTATGCAATTCCATTTTTTActacaacacgttattagcacgagctctaaccctagcctaaaagaaaaacaaaacgcCCCTCACCAAAACTGCAGCCGGCTACCCCGCGTGCGCACCCAGCCCCTGCAGCCCTTGTGCAACGCACCTGCAGCCCTACTTCCCTGCACACCCGAGCACGCCTGCAACCCTACGCCCTTGCTGCTGCCGAAACCTGCTGCTATTGTTGCCGAtacctgctgctgctgctgctgccgaTACCTGCTGCTGCCCcaacacgcctgctccaacatGCACGTGTTCTCAAGCCCCGAATCATTAAGTAAGTTTTtgtgattaaagttcctgctttcttgtcttttaaattcctttattt
Coding sequences:
- the LOC112170338 gene encoding sulfate transporter 3.1, with the protein product MGNVDYVYPPANVEASPRVAIPPQQPFITTIKNSLKETFFPDDPLRQFKNQPASRKLVLGLQYVFPIFEWGPRYTLDFLKSDLISGITIASLAIPQGISYAKLANLPPILGLYSSFIPPLVYAMMGSSRDLAVGTVAVASLLTASMLGAEVNATENPTLYLHLAFTATFFAGVFQALLGLFRLGFIVDFLSHATIIGFMAGAATVVCLQQLKGILGLDHFTTGTDMVSVMRSVFSQTHKWRWESGVLGCCFIFFLLITRYFSQKKPKFFWISAMAPLTLVILGSVLVYLTHAEKHGVQVIGELKKGLNPMSFGDLVFVSPYLSTAFKTGIITAIIALAEGIAVGRSFSMFKNYHIDGNKEMIAFGMMNIAGSCTSCYLTTGPFSRSAVNYNAGCKTAVSNIVMAIAVMFTLLFLTPLFHYTPLVVLSAIIIAAMLGLIKYEEAIHLWKVDKFDFVVCMSAYFGVVFGSVVIGLVLALALSVMRVLLFVARPKTFMLGNVPDSMAYRSVEQYTNASNIPGILILEIDAPIYFANSNYLRERIARWIDEEEDRVKASGESSLQYVILNMAAVGNIDTSGISMLDEVKKIIDRRGLKLVLANPGSEVMKKMNKSDLIEKIGQEWIHLTVGEAVGACKFMLHTTKSDPVKEEPGTWNNV